The region CTGGCCGTCCACCCAACTCACCTGGGCGGACCTGCTCAAGCAGGTGACCACCGGCTCCGGGCTGCGGGCCGGCACCGTCGACCCGGCCCGGGATCCGGCCAGCCTCTCCGGGTTGCTCGCGCTGACCCGAGCCGCTGCCGCCGGCTCCGATCCGGCCGGGGTGCGGGCGACGACCACCGCCGTTCTACGGGCGCTCGCCACCGGCGGTTCGGTGCTGCGACAGGATCTGATCGCCCGGTTCCCGCGCGCCTCCGACGCGTCGTCCATCGCCTCCGCGCTCAACCTCGCCGCCCTTTCCGAGGAGAACGTCATCGGATACAACGCGGTGGACCCACCGATCCGGCTCGCCGCGCTCTACCTCGACCCGACCCCGATGGGCCTGGACTACCCGTACGCGGTGATGCCGGGCAGCCCGCCGGCGAAGGTCGCCGCCGCCGAGGGGCTCTACGCCACGCTGCGCGGCAAGGAGTTCCGTGACCTGCTCGCCGCGCACGGCCTGCGTGCTTCGGACGGCACCTGGGGGAACGGTTTCCAGGCCCCGCAGGGCGCGCCGAGCACCGTCCACACCCCCCGGCCGGGAACGCCCGGTGCCACCCCGGCCGCCCCCGGCGGTACGGCGGGTACGAGCAGCCCGGAGCCGACCGGTACGGCTGACGGAGTCCTCGACCCGGTCGTCATCGACCAGGCGCTCTCCACCTGGACCGCGGTCACCCAGCCGGGCCGGATGCTCGCGGTCATCGACGTTTCCGGTTCGATGCGACAGCGGGTGCCCACCGCGGGAAACGCCACCCGGCAGCAGGTGACCGTGGCGGCGGCCCGCCGTGGGCTGGCGCTCTTCGACGACTCGTGGTCCCTCGGTCTGTGGACCTTCTCCACCGACCTGGTGGGGGAGCGGGAATACCGCGAACTTGTGCCGATCGGGCCGCTGAGTAGCCAGCGTGGCCGGCTGGAGGGCGCGTTGCGTGAAGTCACGCCGAAGGAGAACGGCGGGACCGGCCTCTACGACACCGTGCTCGCCGCCTATCGGACGGTGCAGGACGGCTGGGAGGCGGGGCGGGTCAACTCGGTGGTGCTGTTCACCGACGGACGTAACGAGAACTCCAAGGGCATCACCGAGCAGAAACTCCTGACCGAACTGAAGCGGCTCGCGGACCCGGAGCGTCCGATCCAGGTGGTCATCATCGGCATCGGCGGTGATGTCAACCGGGACGAACTGGACGGTATCACCAGGGTCACCGGCGGCGGGGTCTTCGTCACCGCAGACCCGGCGAAGATCGGGGACATCCTGCTCAAGGCGATCGCGCTCCGTCCGGCCCCGCGCTGACCTTCCTCCCCTCGGCCGTCCGCCAGTACGCGCCGTTGGCACGCGGGTGACGGTTGCAGCGCTTTCCAAGTAAGTGACAGTAATCTGTCGGAAGCGCTGCGTAGTCAGCTGGCTGGGCGAAGATGTCGGGGTGCCCGGTGTCAGCCGGCTCCGCGACGGGGTCGGCGACTGACCCGGGGTATGCCCTGAGCGAATTGGGGAGGGCCGGTGCCGACGGCGACACTGCTGAGCCCAGCGACCAGTTCCCCGGCTTCCACGCCGGGCACGACCATCCAGGGTCGACTCCGACAACGTGCCTACCTCCGGGCCATCGTCGTCCTCGACGCGACGATCCTCGGGCTGGCGGTGCTGGGCGGCTACTTCGCCCGGTTCGGTGGGGACGAGCCTCGTGGCTCGGACATCCCGTACGTCGTGGTCGCTCCGGCGCTGGTGCTCGCCTGGCTGCTCTCCCTCAAGGTGCAGCGCTGCTACGACGACCGAGTGCTCGGTTACGGTGCCGACGAGTACCGTCGGGTCACCTCGGCGAGTCTCCGGCTCGCCGGAGCCGTCGCCATCACCGGATACATCGCAGACGTCGGGGTCTCGCGGGGATTCCTGGGCATCTCGTTCGCGGTTGGCACGATCGGCCTGGTGGTCGCCCGGTTCGGGGCACGTAAGCACCTGCACCGGTCCCGGTTGCGGGGGCGTGGCTGGTCCCGACGTGTGCTGGTGGTGGGTGACGCGGCGCACGTCCTGGAGTTGGTGCACACCCTGCGGCGGGAGCCGTACGCGGGTTATCACGTGGTGGGTGCCTGCATCCCGGATGCGTTGCTGGCGCCGGTGCCGCAGCGGCTGGGTGACGTACCGGTGGTCGGGTCGTTCCGGGGGATTTTCGACGCCGTGGCGACCACCAGCGTCGACACGGTCGCGGTGACCGCCTCGGGCGAGTTGACCGCGACCCGGCTGCGGCGGCTTGGCTGGCAGCTGGAGGGCACCGGCGTCGACCTTGTTCTGGCGCCTGCGTTGACCGACGTAGCTGGTCCGCGTATTCACACCCGACCGGTCGCGGGGTTGCCGCTCATCCACGTGGAGGCACCCGAGTTCCGCGGCGTGCGTAAGATCGTCAAGGGTTTCGTGGACCGATCCCTGTCGTTTGCGGCGCTTGCCCTGGCGCTGCCGGTGCTGGCAGCGATCGCGTTGGCCATCAAATTGGACAGTCGAGGACCGGTGATTTTTCGGCAGACCCGGGTCGGGCAGGGCGGCAGCGAGTTCGCCGTCTACAAGTTCCGTACGATGGTGGTCAACGCCGACACGTTGCTTTCCGAGCTGACCGCCCAGAACGAGACCGACGGCCTGCTGTTCAAGATGCGTGCCGATCCTCGGGTGACCCGGGTTGGTCGGTTTCTGCGCAAGTGGTCGCTGGACGAGCTGCCCCAACTGGCCAACGTCCTCTTCGGACATATGAGCCTGGTCGGTCCCCGCCCGCCGTTGCCTACCGAGGTCGCGCGCTACGACGGTGACGTGGCCCGGAGGCTGCTCGTCAAGCCGGGCATGACCGGGCTGTGGCAGGTCAGCGGTCGGTCCGACCTCAGCTGGGAGGATGGCATCCGGCTCGACCTCTACTACGTGGAGAACTGGTCGCTTGCCGCTGACCTGACCATCATGTGGAAGACCTTCGGGGCGGTCGTCAACAGTCGAGGTGCCTACTGACCATCGGTCAGCCGTAGCGGCATAGCTCGGGTTGGTGGGGATGCCCCCGAAGTCAGCGCCCGGCCGGCCGTGCTCGACTAGCCCAACCGTCCAGTCGTACTCGCTGGAATTCGGCGGGTAAATCGTCGATCGCAAATTCGACACAGCCGCGAACCGACGGTTTCACTCATTGACATACATCTATGTTTGTCGATATGTTGCCGGTATCGCGATGAACCACGGGGGCGCTCCAGTTTTCGATCCGAGAATCGAACGCTGGGAAGGATTTCATGAGAACGTCAAGACGGCTTCTGGCCCTGTCGGCCCTGATCCTGCCGGCGGTCCTCGCCGGTACGCCGGCGCAGGCCGCCACCAACATCGACACCACGCTGGGCGCGGCCGTGCCGGCCGGTGTCACATCGATCGAGCGCGAGGCCGGGTCCACCTCGCAGGCCGCTGCATACTGGACGGCCGACCGGATGGCGGCGGCCACACCGGCGGACGAGGTGGAGAAGTCCGCCGGCCCAATCGCCCAGAGTCCCGCGCCGGAGCAGGTGCGGCGCTTCGCGGAGGCCGTGGCGCCGAAGGATGGCGGCGACTTCAACACCCAGCTGAACGAGTCGATCACCGTGGGGAAGATCTTCTATACCAGTTCCACAGACGGTCGCGGCCACTACTGCTCCGCAAGCGTGGTCAACAGCACGGCACGCAACATGGTCTTCACGGCCGCGCACTGCGTACACGACGGGCCGGGCCGGGACTGGCATACCGCGAACTGGATGTTCGTGCCGTCGTACCGCAACGGTGCACAGCCGTACGGCACCTGGGACTGGTCCACGCTTGCGGTGCCGAGCGGCTGGATCAGCACCCGTGAGCGGCAGTACGACGTGGCGATCGCACTCGTCCACGGCAGTCGATCCATCGTGGATGCGGTGGGTGCCAACGGGCTGCTCACCGGCGGTGGCCGTGAGTACCACTACGACATCTTCGGCTACCCGAGCAACAAGGACAGCGGCCAGATTCAGTGGGTCTGCTCCGGCACGTCGCGGGACGCAGGCAGCAACCGGATCGAGATGGACTGCGGATTCGGCGGCGGTTCCAGCGGCGGTCCCTGGTACTACAGCTACAACAACACCACCAGACGTGGTGACGTGCACGGGGTGATGAGTTACAGCAGCGGCTCGAACACGAACGGCTCGCCGTACTTCTCCGCAGCGGTAGTGGGGACACTTTACGATACGTATGCGAACGATACCTGGTGAGTGACAGTCTGCCTGGTGTGCCGCGTGGCACACCAGGCAGACTGGTATGCAACCCACCCGACCCAGGGAGGCGACATGTCACTCCGCGTACTGCTGGGTGCGGCCGGAGCCGCAGCGCTGGCAGGGGCCGCAGCTATCGTGATCATCGCGATGCGCGACACCGAGGCGCCACACCCCGCGCCCGGCCCGGTTGTCGCGACACACAACTCGAGCCCCGGCGCCACGGACCCGTCCGGTTACTGGACCGAGGAGCGCATGAAGGACGCGATCGGCGGTTGAACCGCACTCCGCTCGGGTGACTCGTCGTAACGGGCGGTCCGGGTTTCGACTGTTGTGGCGCAGGGGCCCACTCCGAGACCCGCCGTGGGCCGGTGTCTGGCGCCGGTAGTATCGGACGTCTTTATGATCAGGTGCGTTGACCGCAGTCGCGGCCGGTGACATCGCAGGTGAGAGAGGTCAGCGGTGACCATCGAACGACTTGGACCGCCGTTGCGCGCAGGCGAACGCGAGACACTGCGCGCCTTCCTCGACTTCCACCGGGCGACGCTCGCCATGAAGTGCGAAGGACTCACCGACGACGAGCTGCGCCGCCAGTCGATGCCGCCGTCGACCCTCTCCCTGCTCGGCCTGGTACGACACATGGCCGAGGTGGAACGCACCTGGTTCCGTCGCGTGATCAACGCAGAGGACATCCCACTCGTGTGGTCCGCGGAGGGCGACTTCCAGGTGGCGTACGACGCGAGCGCCGCCAGCCGTCCGGAGGCGTTCGACGCCTGGCAGCGCGAGGTCGAGCACGCTCGCCGCATCGAGGCGGCGGCGGAGTCGCTGGACGTGACCGGTCACCAGGCCCGATGGGGTGAGGATGTGTCGCTGCGACTGGTGATGCTGCACCTGATCCACGAGTACGCCCGGCACAACGGGCACGCCGACTTCCTGCGCGAGGGGATCGACGGCATCGTCGGTGCCTGAGTTCTACTCCGCACCTCTGAGTGCGTGCAGGGAGGAACGTCGTCCCGCCAGGTAGGGCTCGATGTCCTCGACCCGGACCAGGGTGATCTGGTCGGGGGTAACGCCACAGACCTCAAGTACCACGCAGTGACCGTGGTAGGCGCTGCTGGCGTACCAGTGGGTGTCGTCCTGCCACCGGGTGAACCGCTCTAGCCGGCCGTCGATCGAGATGTCGACCTCGGTGCTCGGTGATGTCGCGAGCCGCTGCTCTCGTTCGAGCAACTCGGTCATGTCGCACGGGTGGGGCGGTGTGGCCATCCGGAGGAGCCGGACGGCGGTCGCCGGCTCTTGGACGGTGGTCCGGCTGTGGACGTACGGACCGCCGTCGAGTCGATCACCGTATACGAGCCCGACTGTGACGAGACGGTCGTCCTCCCATGACCAGTCACCAGTCGAGATCGCCCCGGTCCATCCGGCCAGCCCGTATCGGGGCAGCAGGTGCGCGGAGGAGCGTATCTGCTCGTCATGTTGGGCCATCTGTGCCCAGAACTCGTCCGGGCTGAGCCGACCGGCGACATGCATATCCGGAGTATAGCGGCCGGGAGCGATCCCACGTCGATGCTCGACTGACCGGTCCGATTCGGGAAAGCTGGGGTGGACACGCCGATGCGTCGATATCCCAGGAGGCGGCATGGCAACCTCGCCCACCCCGGCGGACAAGTTCTCCTTCGGACTCTGGACGGTGGGCTGGCAGGCCCGTGACCCGTTCGGTGACGCCACCCGCCCGGCACTGGACCCGGTCGAGGCGGTGCGCCGGCTCGCCGAGCTGGGCGCGTACGGCATCACCTTCCACGACGACGACCTGATCCCGTTCGGCGCGGGCGAATCCACCCGGGACGGGCACGTCAGCCGGTTCCGTAAGGCGTTGGACGAGACCGGGCTGGTCGTACCGATGGTCACCACCAACCTCTTCACCCACCCCGTGTTCAAGGATGGCGGCTTCACCAGCAACGACCGGGACATCCGCCGGTTCGCGCTGCGCAAGGTGCTGCGTAACGTCGACCTGGCGGCGGAGCTGGGGGCCCGGACGTTCGTACTGTGGGGCGGCCGGGAAGGCTCCGAGTACGACCTGGCCAAGGACGTTCGGGCGGCACTGGACCGCTACCGTGAGGCCCTCGACCTGCTCACCGCTTATGTCCTCGACCAGGGCTACGACCTGCGTTTCGCTATCGAACCCAAGCCCAACGAGCCGCGCGGCGACATTCTGCTGCCCACCATTGGTCACGCCATCGCCTTCATCAACTCCCTGGAGCGTCCCGAGCTGGTGGGGATCAACCCCGAGGTCGGGCATGAGCAGATGGCCGGGCTCAACTACACGCACGGCGTCGCGCAGGCGCTCTGGCACGGCAAGCTGTTCCACCTCGACCTCAACGGCCAGCGGGGCATCAAGTACGACCAGGACCTGGTCTTCGGCCACGGCGACCTGATGAACGCGTTCACCCTGGTCGACCTGCTGGAGCATGGTGCGCCCGGTGGCGGGCCGAGCTACGACGGGCCCCGGCACTTCGACTACAAGCCGTCCCGGACCGAGGACTTCGACGGTGTCTGGGCCTCTGCCGCCGCCAACATGCGCACCTATCTGCTGCTCAAGGAGCGGGCTGCCGCGTTCCGGGCCGATCCGCAGGTGCAGGAGGCGCTGACTGTCAGCAAGGTCGCCGACCTCGGCACGCCCACCCTCGACCCGGGTGAGGGGTACGCCGATCTGCTGGCCGACCGGAGCGCCTTCGAGGAGTTCGACGCCGACGAGCGGGCGGCCCGGGGCTTCGGCTTCGTACGACTCAACCAGCTCGCGGTCGAGCACCTGCTCGGTGCCCGGCCGGGTGGCGGTCCCGAATGACCCTGGTCGCCGGGGTCGACTCGTCGACCCAGTCGTGCAAGGTGGTGGTCCGTGACGCGGAGACCGGAGCGCTGGTCCGGCAGGGGCGGGCCGCCCATCCGGACGGCACCGAGGTCGACCCGCAGGCCTGGTGGCAGGCGTTGCGGCAGGCCGCTGCCCAGGCGGGCGGGCTGGACGACGTGGCCGCGGTCTCGGTCGCCGGTCAGCAGCACGGCATGGTCTGTCTCGACGACGCCGGTACGGCCGTACGCCCGGCCCTGTTGTGGAACGACACCCGGTCGGCGCGGGCGGCG is a window of Micromonospora polyrhachis DNA encoding:
- the xylA gene encoding xylose isomerase, translated to MATSPTPADKFSFGLWTVGWQARDPFGDATRPALDPVEAVRRLAELGAYGITFHDDDLIPFGAGESTRDGHVSRFRKALDETGLVVPMVTTNLFTHPVFKDGGFTSNDRDIRRFALRKVLRNVDLAAELGARTFVLWGGREGSEYDLAKDVRAALDRYREALDLLTAYVLDQGYDLRFAIEPKPNEPRGDILLPTIGHAIAFINSLERPELVGINPEVGHEQMAGLNYTHGVAQALWHGKLFHLDLNGQRGIKYDQDLVFGHGDLMNAFTLVDLLEHGAPGGGPSYDGPRHFDYKPSRTEDFDGVWASAAANMRTYLLLKERAAAFRADPQVQEALTVSKVADLGTPTLDPGEGYADLLADRSAFEEFDADERAARGFGFVRLNQLAVEHLLGARPGGGPE
- a CDS encoding sugar transferase, with product MPTATLLSPATSSPASTPGTTIQGRLRQRAYLRAIVVLDATILGLAVLGGYFARFGGDEPRGSDIPYVVVAPALVLAWLLSLKVQRCYDDRVLGYGADEYRRVTSASLRLAGAVAITGYIADVGVSRGFLGISFAVGTIGLVVARFGARKHLHRSRLRGRGWSRRVLVVGDAAHVLELVHTLRREPYAGYHVVGACIPDALLAPVPQRLGDVPVVGSFRGIFDAVATTSVDTVAVTASGELTATRLRRLGWQLEGTGVDLVLAPALTDVAGPRIHTRPVAGLPLIHVEAPEFRGVRKIVKGFVDRSLSFAALALALPVLAAIALAIKLDSRGPVIFRQTRVGQGGSEFAVYKFRTMVVNADTLLSELTAQNETDGLLFKMRADPRVTRVGRFLRKWSLDELPQLANVLFGHMSLVGPRPPLPTEVARYDGDVARRLLVKPGMTGLWQVSGRSDLSWEDGIRLDLYYVENWSLAADLTIMWKTFGAVVNSRGAY
- a CDS encoding DinB family protein, encoding MTIERLGPPLRAGERETLRAFLDFHRATLAMKCEGLTDDELRRQSMPPSTLSLLGLVRHMAEVERTWFRRVINAEDIPLVWSAEGDFQVAYDASAASRPEAFDAWQREVEHARRIEAAAESLDVTGHQARWGEDVSLRLVMLHLIHEYARHNGHADFLREGIDGIVGA
- a CDS encoding substrate-binding and VWA domain-containing protein: MSGRHRNTKRLRGARAVAAATALVVVTAGAWFGYRWLAEPTCTGEIRINVAAATEIAPAVSAAAEKWTVDGAAVNGTCVAVDVVSADPVDVAAKVATQHGVTLAGVGQASGAAELPDVWLPDSSTWLTRLRTAGASGFTPTNGGSVAHSPVVVAMPEPVAGRLGWPSTQLTWADLLKQVTTGSGLRAGTVDPARDPASLSGLLALTRAAAAGSDPAGVRATTTAVLRALATGGSVLRQDLIARFPRASDASSIASALNLAALSEENVIGYNAVDPPIRLAALYLDPTPMGLDYPYAVMPGSPPAKVAAAEGLYATLRGKEFRDLLAAHGLRASDGTWGNGFQAPQGAPSTVHTPRPGTPGATPAAPGGTAGTSSPEPTGTADGVLDPVVIDQALSTWTAVTQPGRMLAVIDVSGSMRQRVPTAGNATRQQVTVAAARRGLALFDDSWSLGLWTFSTDLVGEREYRELVPIGPLSSQRGRLEGALREVTPKENGGTGLYDTVLAAYRTVQDGWEAGRVNSVVLFTDGRNENSKGITEQKLLTELKRLADPERPIQVVIIGIGGDVNRDELDGITRVTGGGVFVTADPAKIGDILLKAIALRPAPR
- a CDS encoding trypsin-like serine peptidase, whose amino-acid sequence is MRTSRRLLALSALILPAVLAGTPAQAATNIDTTLGAAVPAGVTSIEREAGSTSQAAAYWTADRMAAATPADEVEKSAGPIAQSPAPEQVRRFAEAVAPKDGGDFNTQLNESITVGKIFYTSSTDGRGHYCSASVVNSTARNMVFTAAHCVHDGPGRDWHTANWMFVPSYRNGAQPYGTWDWSTLAVPSGWISTRERQYDVAIALVHGSRSIVDAVGANGLLTGGGREYHYDIFGYPSNKDSGQIQWVCSGTSRDAGSNRIEMDCGFGGGSSGGPWYYSYNNTTRRGDVHGVMSYSSGSNTNGSPYFSAAVVGTLYDTYANDTW